The following proteins are co-located in the Streptomyces bottropensis ATCC 25435 genome:
- a CDS encoding cold-shock protein, translated as MATGTVKWFNAEKGFGFIAQEGGGPDVFVHYSAINANGFRSLEENQQVSFDVTQGPKGPQAENVTPV; from the coding sequence ATGGCTACCGGAACCGTGAAGTGGTTCAACGCCGAAAAGGGCTTTGGCTTCATCGCCCAGGAAGGTGGCGGACCGGACGTGTTCGTCCACTACTCCGCCATCAATGCGAACGGCTTCCGTTCGCTGGAGGAGAACCAGCAGGTCTCCTTCGACGTGACGCAGGGCCCGAAGGGCCCGCAGGCGGAGAACGTCACCCCCGTCTGA
- a CDS encoding LuxR family transcriptional regulator — protein sequence MLRGLVGRERERRLMDDLLVAGGAGGAALLLWGEPGIGKTALLDYAAERAATGTPGAAPKTVLRARGIETETVLPFATLGDLLMPYSSLFRELPGIQRSALESCLALGGDPADPPGNPYAACMGALNVLAALGDERPVVVLVDDLHWVDPSSQRVLLFVARRLSSERVALALGSREDHGESGPRRSIPTVQVGGLTPEECAALLDGRVTPGVLADLVRVSGGNPLALREIAGGLTDEQARGERPLLDPPSLGSHLERAWATRIDALPDAARRALVVLAASRSTAAGPLRKALEAAGLSLDALSPAEEDGLITATADGLDFHHPVLRALVLGRAPLAHRYAAFQALAEVSTGPLHAWYRASASPGPDEEAAAALAEAAREARRRSAFGESALAWRRAAELTPDPAPRADRLHHAASDALLSGLPAGPQWCEEALRITPDPAVRAAIQGLLGRMYTWKGETARAYGLLMDAADAVRGTDRTRACLLLAEATAAARLDGHVPAAVRVADDSLAMASPSGPERWYGLTMLGGALIMSGRTARGREMLEAADRHGGGDPVRDQQVYAIAGQAWSRAEEFARGRRLLDTAVESARRHSAVGVLGFTLAVRGELETRIGQWASARGDLTEALRWAEELGQLTCVSYALYCLARLEALRGDRVECEEHVARARRECGAYGIGCQEFHLTAVLGLSALAHGDHEAAVGELEQTLSLAVEQGIGNPEVVPFAADLAEAHVRAGNATRAAEVVSWLEERARETGLASAEAAAARVRGLLAGTPEEAEAHFGAALEAHRRTTGPFDRARTLLCEAEVLRRHRRPAAARAPLSSALACFERLGAVPWARRAASELAAAGGMVSTAPSATGTLDQLTPQEFQVSRAIARGLNNTEAAASLFVSRKTVEAHLTRIYRKLHVRSRTDLTRLLTAADLVD from the coding sequence TTGTTACGGGGACTCGTCGGCCGGGAGCGGGAACGCCGGCTGATGGACGACCTGCTCGTGGCGGGCGGGGCGGGTGGGGCGGCCCTGCTGCTGTGGGGCGAACCCGGCATCGGAAAGACCGCCCTCCTTGACTACGCGGCGGAGCGAGCGGCCACCGGAACCCCCGGCGCGGCACCAAAAACGGTCCTGCGCGCCCGGGGCATCGAGACCGAGACCGTGCTCCCCTTCGCCACCCTGGGCGACCTGTTGATGCCCTATTCATCCCTTTTCAGGGAACTCCCCGGCATCCAGCGCTCCGCCCTGGAATCCTGTCTGGCCCTGGGCGGCGACCCGGCGGACCCGCCGGGCAATCCGTACGCCGCCTGCATGGGCGCTCTCAACGTCCTCGCGGCGCTCGGCGACGAACGCCCGGTGGTCGTCCTCGTCGACGACCTGCACTGGGTGGACCCCTCCTCCCAGCGGGTCCTGCTGTTCGTGGCCCGCCGGCTGTCCAGTGAGCGGGTCGCCCTGGCCCTCGGTTCGCGCGAGGACCACGGCGAGTCGGGCCCCCGCCGCAGCATCCCCACCGTGCAGGTGGGCGGACTGACCCCGGAGGAGTGCGCCGCGCTGCTGGACGGCCGAGTGACACCCGGCGTGCTCGCCGACCTCGTCCGCGTCAGCGGCGGCAATCCCCTCGCCCTGCGGGAGATCGCGGGCGGACTGACCGACGAACAGGCGCGCGGGGAGCGGCCGTTGCTGGACCCGCCGTCCCTCGGCAGCCATCTGGAGCGTGCCTGGGCCACCCGGATCGACGCTCTGCCGGACGCGGCGCGCCGGGCGCTGGTGGTCCTGGCCGCGAGCCGTTCGACGGCGGCGGGCCCGCTCCGCAAGGCGCTGGAGGCGGCCGGCCTCTCCCTCGACGCGCTCTCCCCCGCCGAGGAGGACGGCCTGATCACCGCCACCGCGGACGGGCTGGACTTCCACCACCCGGTGCTGCGCGCGCTGGTCCTCGGCCGCGCCCCCCTCGCCCACCGGTACGCCGCGTTCCAGGCGCTGGCCGAGGTGAGTACGGGTCCGCTGCACGCCTGGTACCGGGCGTCCGCGAGTCCGGGCCCCGACGAGGAGGCGGCGGCCGCGCTCGCCGAGGCCGCGCGGGAGGCGCGCCGCCGCAGCGCCTTCGGCGAGTCGGCCCTCGCCTGGCGCCGCGCCGCCGAACTCACCCCGGACCCCGCGCCCCGCGCCGACCGCCTCCACCACGCCGCCTCCGACGCCCTGCTCAGCGGCCTCCCGGCGGGCCCGCAGTGGTGCGAGGAGGCCCTGCGCATCACCCCCGACCCGGCGGTGCGCGCCGCGATCCAGGGCCTGCTGGGCCGGATGTACACCTGGAAGGGCGAGACCGCCCGGGCGTACGGCCTGCTGATGGACGCCGCCGACGCCGTGCGCGGCACCGACCGTACCCGCGCCTGTCTGCTCCTCGCGGAGGCGACGGCCGCCGCGCGCCTGGACGGACATGTCCCGGCGGCGGTGCGCGTGGCCGACGACTCCCTCGCCATGGCCTCGCCGTCCGGCCCCGAACGCTGGTACGGCCTGACGATGCTGGGCGGGGCCCTGATCATGTCCGGCCGCACGGCGCGGGGCCGCGAGATGCTGGAGGCCGCGGACCGGCACGGCGGCGGCGACCCCGTCCGCGACCAGCAGGTCTACGCGATCGCCGGGCAGGCGTGGAGCCGTGCGGAGGAGTTCGCCCGGGGGCGCCGGCTGCTCGACACGGCCGTGGAGTCGGCCCGGCGGCACAGTGCCGTGGGCGTGCTGGGGTTCACCCTCGCCGTACGGGGCGAGTTGGAGACCCGGATCGGGCAATGGGCCTCTGCGCGCGGCGATCTGACGGAGGCTCTGCGGTGGGCGGAGGAGCTGGGCCAGCTGACGTGCGTGAGTTACGCCCTGTACTGCCTCGCCCGCCTCGAAGCGCTGCGCGGCGACCGTGTCGAGTGCGAGGAGCATGTGGCGCGGGCGCGGCGGGAGTGCGGGGCGTACGGGATCGGCTGCCAGGAGTTCCACCTGACGGCGGTGCTCGGCCTGTCGGCGCTCGCCCACGGCGACCACGAGGCGGCCGTCGGCGAGCTGGAGCAGACGTTGTCACTGGCCGTGGAGCAGGGCATCGGCAATCCGGAGGTGGTCCCGTTCGCGGCGGACCTGGCCGAGGCGCACGTACGGGCGGGGAACGCGACGCGGGCCGCCGAGGTGGTCTCCTGGCTGGAGGAACGGGCCCGGGAGACGGGCCTGGCGTCGGCGGAGGCCGCGGCGGCCCGGGTCCGGGGGCTGCTGGCGGGGACACCGGAGGAGGCGGAGGCCCACTTCGGGGCGGCCCTGGAGGCCCACCGGCGCACGACGGGCCCCTTCGACCGGGCCCGGACCCTGCTGTGCGAGGCGGAGGTCCTGCGCCGCCACCGCCGCCCAGCAGCCGCCCGCGCGCCCCTGTCCTCCGCCCTGGCCTGCTTCGAACGCCTCGGCGCGGTCCCGTGGGCCCGCCGCGCGGCGAGCGAACTCGCGGCGGCGGGCGGCATGGTGAGCACCGCCCCCTCGGCGACGGGCACCCTGGACCAGCTGACCCCCCAGGAGTTCCAGGTCTCCCGCGCGATCGCCCGCGGCCTCAACAACACCGAGGCGGCAGCGTCGTTGTTCGTCTCCAGAAAGACCGTGGAGGCCCATCTCACCCGGATCTACCGCAAGTTGCACGTCCGCTCACGCACGGATCTGACCCGTCTGCTGACGGCAGCGGACCTGGTGGACTGA
- a CDS encoding prepilin peptidase, translating into MDPDLWLIALTLAAALWGAAAGTLLPRPAYRLTTDEDTPWRHTCPAGHRITGTAGGWLGFARCTTAPAGPPPTCAYGPRTPTVATTTALVCVTLALATGPRPELAVWLLLAPLGILLTLVDLGAQRLPDPLTLPFAALALTLLGGVAFVPEHAGQWRTAAYGALVLGGFYFLFFLIRPVALGFGDVKLALGLGAVLGWYGWGALYLGTFAGALIGSAYTLVLAARGRAVRGQLVALGPFMIAGAYVALLLEAYAA; encoded by the coding sequence GTGGATCCGGACCTCTGGCTGATCGCACTCACCCTGGCCGCCGCCCTCTGGGGCGCGGCCGCGGGCACCCTGCTCCCCCGCCCCGCCTACCGCCTCACGACCGACGAGGACACCCCCTGGCGCCACACGTGCCCCGCCGGCCACCGCATCACCGGCACGGCGGGCGGCTGGCTGGGTTTCGCCCGCTGCACCACCGCCCCCGCGGGCCCACCCCCCACCTGCGCCTACGGCCCCCGCACCCCCACCGTCGCCACCACGACCGCCCTCGTCTGCGTCACCCTCGCCCTGGCCACGGGTCCCCGCCCCGAACTCGCCGTATGGCTGCTCCTCGCCCCCCTGGGCATCCTGCTCACCCTCGTGGATCTCGGCGCACAGCGCCTCCCCGACCCCCTGACCCTCCCCTTCGCGGCCCTGGCCCTCACCCTGCTGGGCGGGGTCGCCTTCGTCCCCGAGCACGCGGGCCAGTGGCGCACGGCGGCCTACGGCGCACTCGTCCTCGGCGGCTTCTACTTCCTCTTCTTCCTCATCAGGCCCGTCGCCCTCGGCTTCGGCGACGTGAAACTGGCTCTGGGCCTCGGCGCCGTCCTCGGCTGGTACGGCTGGGGCGCGCTGTACCTCGGCACGTTCGCCGGCGCGCTCATCGGCAGCGCGTACACCCTGGTCCTGGCGGCCCGGGGCCGCGCCGTACGCGGACAGCTGGTCGCCCTGGGACCCTTCATGATCGCCGGTGCGTACGTCGCGCTGCTGCTGGAGGCGTACGCGGCCTGA
- the mqnC gene encoding cyclic dehypoxanthinyl futalosine synthase, with amino-acid sequence MTEKADLQSVLDRAAEGGRITPEEALDLYRDAPLHALGAAADAVRRRRYAGTEHIATYIIERNINYTNVCVTACKFCAFYAPPKATDKGWTRDLDDILRRCAETVELGGTQIMFQGGHHPDYGVEYYETHFAAIKKAFPQLVIHSLGASEVEHMARISKVSVQEAITRIHAAGLDSFAGAGAELLPERPRKAIAPLKESGERWLEIMEAAHGLGVESTSTMLMGTGETNAERIEHLRMIRDVQDRTGGFRAFIPYTYQPENNHLKGRTQATLFEYLRMIAIARLFMDNIAHIQGSWLTTGKEVGQLSLHYGADDLGSIMLEENVVSSAGAKHRSNRMEIIDLIRKAGRVPAQRTTTYEHIVVHDDPANDPVDERVMSHISSTAIEGGTAHPELKLLNAN; translated from the coding sequence GTGACCGAGAAGGCCGATCTCCAGTCCGTTCTCGACCGTGCCGCCGAGGGTGGGCGGATCACGCCAGAGGAGGCGCTCGACCTCTACCGCGACGCCCCGCTGCACGCGCTCGGCGCCGCCGCCGACGCCGTCCGCAGGCGACGGTACGCGGGCACGGAGCACATCGCGACGTACATCATCGAGCGGAACATCAACTACACGAACGTCTGTGTCACGGCGTGCAAGTTCTGCGCGTTCTACGCCCCGCCGAAGGCCACGGACAAGGGCTGGACGCGCGACCTCGACGACATCCTGCGCAGGTGCGCGGAGACCGTCGAGCTGGGCGGCACCCAGATCATGTTCCAGGGCGGCCACCACCCGGACTACGGGGTGGAGTACTACGAGACGCACTTCGCGGCCATCAAGAAGGCGTTCCCGCAGCTGGTCATCCACTCCCTCGGCGCGTCCGAGGTCGAGCACATGGCCCGGATCTCGAAGGTGAGCGTGCAGGAGGCGATCACCCGGATCCACGCGGCCGGTCTGGACTCCTTCGCCGGCGCCGGCGCGGAGCTGCTTCCCGAGCGCCCCCGCAAGGCCATCGCCCCGCTGAAGGAGAGCGGCGAGCGCTGGCTGGAGATCATGGAGGCCGCGCACGGGCTGGGCGTCGAGTCCACGTCCACGATGCTCATGGGCACCGGCGAGACCAACGCCGAGCGCATCGAGCACCTGCGGATGATCCGTGACGTACAGGACCGGACGGGCGGTTTCCGGGCCTTCATCCCGTACACCTACCAGCCCGAGAACAACCATCTCAAGGGCCGTACGCAGGCCACGCTCTTCGAGTACCTGCGCATGATCGCCATCGCCCGGCTGTTCATGGACAACATCGCCCACATCCAGGGCTCGTGGCTCACCACCGGCAAGGAGGTCGGCCAGCTCTCCCTGCACTACGGCGCGGACGACCTCGGCTCGATCATGCTGGAGGAGAACGTCGTCTCCTCCGCCGGTGCCAAGCACCGCTCCAACCGCATGGAGATCATCGACCTGATCCGCAAGGCCGGCCGGGTCCCGGCCCAGCGGACCACCACCTACGAGCACATCGTCGTCCACGACGACCCGGCGAACGACCCCGTCGACGAGCGGGTCATGTCCCACATCTCGTCCACGGCCATCGAGGGCGGCACGGCCCACCCCGAGCTCAAGCTGCTGAACGCCAACTAG
- a CDS encoding DUF4115 domain-containing protein has protein sequence MESGTDLPRVPPSEPPGTTAGRPRARGPVAAVVALAIVGALVAAGVYVVNREGTTGAPSGKGSAATSAGASSQGSGARAPANEVTVRVTAEDGRSWVSAKDSTGELLYDGLLRQGETRTFSAEESIDLVLGEPSVLSLVVNGRKTDDDFPSGKVKRLTYTKDD, from the coding sequence GTGGAGTCGGGAACGGATCTGCCGCGGGTGCCTCCCTCGGAGCCCCCGGGGACCACGGCCGGGCGTCCGCGGGCGCGCGGGCCGGTCGCGGCGGTCGTCGCCCTGGCGATCGTGGGCGCGCTCGTCGCCGCCGGGGTGTATGTGGTGAACCGGGAGGGGACGACCGGTGCGCCCTCGGGCAAGGGCTCCGCCGCCACGTCGGCCGGCGCGTCCTCCCAGGGCTCCGGCGCGCGGGCCCCGGCGAACGAGGTCACGGTCCGCGTCACCGCCGAGGACGGCCGCAGCTGGGTCTCGGCGAAGGACTCCACCGGCGAACTTCTCTACGACGGACTGCTCCGGCAGGGCGAGACCAGGACCTTCTCCGCCGAGGAGTCGATCGACCTGGTCCTCGGCGAGCCGAGCGTCCTCAGCCTCGTGGTGAACGGCAGGAAGACCGACGACGACTTCCCCTCCGGCAAGGTGAAACGCCTCACCTACACGAAGGACGACTGA
- a CDS encoding chitinase, whose protein sequence is MRNSLKPVVALIGLVALACAGCTAKTEGSASAPGGPSSPAAATASVTGESPAKASGTSTAYAPYVSATDASGLDDAGSAAAYNLAFVIADGDACTPAWNGTEAVDDRAVRSRIAALTDSGASVRVSFGGASGPELAEVCDSASELAEAYGAALDAAGATAADFDVEGDALKDSDSVDLRSAAIALLQKDRPDLSVTFTLPVMPSGLDADGMALLDSANDHAVQVTTVNIMTMNYASSYGGDMGDYAERAAESAHEQLRDVFGTSGSTAWGALALTSMLGVNDVDNETFTLHDAAQVRSFAEDKGVAWVSMWATFRDRECGGGAEDELVDCSGVEQTDGAFGEAFSG, encoded by the coding sequence GTGAGGAATTCCCTGAAACCGGTCGTCGCACTGATAGGTCTGGTGGCCCTGGCCTGCGCGGGTTGCACCGCGAAGACCGAGGGGTCCGCGTCCGCGCCCGGTGGTCCGTCGAGTCCGGCCGCCGCCACCGCGTCGGTCACCGGGGAATCGCCCGCGAAGGCGTCCGGCACGTCCACGGCCTACGCGCCGTACGTGAGCGCCACCGACGCCTCCGGCCTCGACGACGCCGGTTCGGCCGCCGCCTACAACCTGGCGTTCGTGATCGCCGACGGCGACGCGTGCACACCCGCCTGGAACGGGACGGAGGCCGTCGACGACAGGGCGGTCAGGTCCCGGATCGCGGCACTCACCGACTCCGGGGCGTCGGTGCGGGTCTCCTTCGGCGGGGCCTCCGGGCCGGAGCTGGCGGAGGTCTGCGACAGCGCGTCCGAGCTGGCCGAGGCGTACGGCGCGGCGCTGGACGCGGCCGGCGCGACCGCGGCCGACTTCGACGTCGAGGGCGACGCGCTGAAGGACTCCGACTCCGTCGACCTGCGCTCCGCGGCGATCGCACTGCTCCAGAAGGACCGCCCGGACCTCTCCGTCACCTTCACCCTCCCCGTCATGCCCTCCGGTCTCGACGCGGACGGCATGGCCCTGCTCGACTCGGCCAACGACCACGCCGTTCAGGTCACCACGGTCAACATCATGACCATGAACTACGCCAGTTCGTACGGCGGTGACATGGGCGACTACGCGGAGCGGGCGGCCGAGTCGGCGCACGAGCAGCTGAGGGACGTCTTCGGCACGAGCGGGTCCACGGCCTGGGGGGCGTTGGCGCTGACCTCGATGCTGGGCGTCAACGACGTCGACAACGAGACGTTCACGCTTCACGACGCGGCGCAGGTGCGGTCGTTCGCCGAGGACAAGGGGGTGGCCTGGGTATCGATGTGGGCGACGTTCCGGGACCGGGAGTGCGGGGGCGGGGCCGAGGACGAGCTGGTCGACTGCAGCGGGGTCGAGCAGACGGACGGGGCGTTCGGCGAGGCGTTCTCCGGGTGA
- a CDS encoding serine/threonine-protein kinase: MQPLDVGEPTVVGPYRLLGRLGSGGMGRVYLGRSAGGRTVAVKIVHPHFAMDEEFRARFRREVDAARRVGGSWTAPVLDADPEAAVPWVATGYAAGPSLAAAIADGGHLPPHSVRVLGAGLAEALAAVHALGLVHRDVKPSNVLLTVDGPLLIDFGIARATDGTASLTSTGVSIGSPGYMSPEQILGKGITGAADVFSLGAVLAYAATGQSPFPGDSSAALLYKVVHEPPRLDGLEGDLRDLVERCLSKEPAARPAPEEVARSLAPQGAARLVSAGWLPGPLVEQVGRSAVQLLNLEMAEEVPSGPVGFSSPSVGVVRTGESAAGSPTGEAKADAAAASGVFGPPPVMSSQAPPVTHVPGQRADVSVADTAPPTPGKLSLSVAAASTSAANGRGRKVSCSVALAIAGAFALVSVGTLFGLGILKGEDEKGDAAGKAPSAEASASGRDQETEAPGDAPGELPGKYLGTWEGDGYALSGSLPAGTFTVTLEQASPGDPLGTFRSVDLLGGTCDDKLVLKKVTEKNIVATSIADTRNNPGTCTRNTHEITLTPVGKELDYTSTNTDAGNPTARLAKVK, translated from the coding sequence ATGCAACCGCTCGATGTCGGCGAGCCCACGGTCGTGGGGCCCTACCGGCTGCTCGGCCGGCTGGGGTCCGGCGGGATGGGCCGGGTCTATCTGGGGCGCAGCGCGGGCGGCCGTACCGTCGCCGTCAAGATCGTGCATCCGCACTTCGCCATGGACGAGGAGTTCCGCGCCCGCTTCCGGCGCGAGGTCGACGCGGCCCGCCGCGTGGGCGGTTCCTGGACGGCTCCCGTGCTGGACGCGGACCCGGAGGCGGCGGTCCCGTGGGTGGCGACGGGCTACGCGGCCGGTCCGTCCCTCGCGGCGGCGATCGCGGACGGCGGCCACCTGCCCCCGCACTCGGTACGGGTCCTGGGCGCGGGCCTGGCGGAAGCGCTGGCCGCGGTGCACGCGCTGGGCCTGGTCCATCGCGACGTGAAGCCGTCCAACGTGCTGCTGACGGTCGACGGCCCCCTCCTGATCGACTTCGGCATCGCCCGCGCCACGGACGGCACGGCCTCGCTCACCTCGACGGGCGTGTCGATCGGTTCCCCCGGTTACATGTCCCCGGAGCAGATCCTCGGAAAGGGCATCACCGGCGCGGCCGACGTCTTCTCCCTCGGCGCGGTCCTCGCGTACGCCGCGACTGGTCAGTCCCCCTTCCCCGGTGACTCCTCCGCCGCCCTCCTCTACAAGGTCGTCCACGAGCCGCCGCGCCTGGACGGTCTGGAGGGCGACCTGCGCGACCTGGTCGAGCGCTGCCTGTCCAAGGAGCCCGCCGCCCGCCCCGCCCCCGAGGAGGTCGCCCGCTCCCTGGCCCCCCAGGGCGCGGCCCGTCTGGTGTCGGCGGGCTGGCTGCCGGGGCCGCTGGTGGAACAGGTGGGCCGCAGCGCCGTGCAGCTGCTGAACCTGGAAATGGCGGAGGAGGTGCCGTCCGGCCCGGTGGGGTTCAGCAGCCCGTCGGTGGGCGTGGTGAGGACGGGGGAGTCGGCGGCGGGGAGCCCGACCGGCGAGGCGAAGGCCGACGCGGCCGCCGCGAGCGGGGTGTTCGGGCCGCCGCCGGTGATGTCGTCGCAGGCACCGCCCGTGACACACGTGCCGGGGCAGCGGGCCGACGTCTCGGTGGCGGACACGGCGCCGCCGACGCCGGGCAAGCTGTCGCTGAGCGTGGCGGCCGCGTCCACGAGCGCGGCGAACGGGCGGGGCCGGAAGGTGAGTTGCTCGGTCGCCCTGGCGATCGCGGGAGCGTTCGCGCTGGTGAGCGTGGGGACGCTGTTCGGGCTCGGGATACTGAAGGGCGAGGACGAGAAGGGTGACGCGGCGGGCAAGGCGCCGTCGGCCGAGGCCAGTGCGAGCGGGCGGGACCAGGAGACGGAGGCGCCGGGGGACGCGCCGGGCGAGCTGCCCGGGAAGTACCTGGGCACCTGGGAGGGCGACGGCTACGCCCTCTCCGGCAGCCTCCCCGCCGGCACCTTCACCGTCACCCTCGAACAGGCCTCGCCCGGCGACCCGTTGGGCACCTTCCGTTCCGTCGACCTCCTCGGCGGCACCTGCGACGACAAGCTCGTCCTCAAGAAGGTCACCGAGAAGAACATCGTCGCCACGAGCATCGCCGACACCAGGAACAACCCCGGCACCTGCACCAGGAACACCCACGAGATCACGCTCACCCCCGTGGGCAAGGAACTCGACTACACCTCGACCAACACGGACGCGGGCAACCCGACGGCCCGTCTGGCGAAGGTGAAGTAG
- a CDS encoding imidazolonepropionase-like domain-containing protein, translated as MLTIHAADEVRRTWDDPEPIKDGAVVVDGTRIEAVGLAEDLRQRFPAARVRQWPGVLGPGRVHEDPLPDAPSPRERVHAVLKSGATAVLEQHAGTPELRSAAERNHVRVLPRPHSPAIVELGRADLVVLDDSGSCLATVCAGRLVHRRR; from the coding sequence GTGCTGACGATTCACGCCGCCGACGAGGTGCGGCGCACCTGGGACGACCCGGAGCCGATCAAGGACGGCGCGGTCGTGGTGGACGGCACCCGGATCGAGGCCGTAGGGCTGGCGGAGGACCTCCGACAGCGGTTCCCGGCCGCCCGGGTGCGGCAGTGGCCCGGCGTCCTCGGGCCCGGCCGGGTGCACGAGGACCCGCTTCCGGACGCCCCGTCACCGCGCGAACGCGTCCACGCGGTCCTGAAGTCGGGCGCGACGGCGGTCCTGGAACAGCACGCGGGCACCCCGGAACTCCGTTCCGCAGCCGAGCGCAACCATGTGCGGGTGCTGCCACGGCCGCACAGCCCGGCCATCGTCGAGCTGGGCCGGGCGGACCTGGTGGTCCTCGACGACTCCGGCAGCTGCCTGGCCACGGTGTGCGCGGGGCGGTTGGTCCACCGACGTCGCTGA
- a CDS encoding demethylmenaquinone methyltransferase, protein MTRASLDKQPHEVASMFDRVAKRYDLTNDVLSLGQDRRWRKEVAQAVDARPAQKILDLAAGTGTSSLPFARTGAYVVPCDFSLGMLRVGKERTPWLPFTAGDATRLPFKDDTFDAVTISFGLRNVQDTDTALRELYRVTKPGGRVVICEFSHPTWAPFRTVYTEYLMRALPPVARAVSSNPDAYVYLAESIRAWPDQAGLAERLRKAGWDTVAWRNLSGGIVALHRGFKALT, encoded by the coding sequence GTGACCCGCGCATCCCTGGACAAGCAGCCGCACGAAGTCGCTTCGATGTTCGACCGAGTGGCGAAACGGTACGACCTGACCAACGACGTGCTGTCCCTCGGACAGGACCGGCGCTGGCGCAAGGAGGTCGCGCAGGCGGTCGACGCCCGCCCCGCCCAGAAGATCCTGGACCTCGCCGCCGGTACGGGTACCTCGTCCCTGCCCTTCGCGCGGACCGGCGCGTACGTCGTGCCGTGCGACTTCTCCCTCGGCATGCTCCGGGTCGGCAAGGAGCGCACCCCCTGGCTGCCGTTCACCGCCGGTGACGCCACGAGGCTGCCGTTCAAGGACGACACCTTCGACGCGGTGACCATCTCCTTCGGCCTGCGCAACGTGCAGGACACCGACACCGCGCTGCGCGAGCTGTACCGGGTGACCAAGCCCGGCGGGCGCGTGGTGATCTGCGAGTTCTCCCACCCGACCTGGGCACCGTTCCGCACCGTCTACACGGAGTACCTGATGCGCGCGCTGCCGCCGGTGGCCCGCGCGGTGTCGTCCAACCCGGACGCGTACGTCTATCTCGCCGAGTCCATCCGCGCCTGGCCCGACCAGGCGGGTCTCGCCGAGCGGCTCCGGAAGGCCGGCTGGGACACGGTGGCGTGGCGCAACCTGTCGGGCGGGATCGTCGCGCTGCACCGGGGGTTCAAGGCCCTCACGTAG
- a CDS encoding menaquinone biosynthetic enzyme MqnA/MqnD family protein: MDNSRNRPRVGHIQFLNCLPLYWGLARTGTLLDFELTKDTPEKLSEQLVRGDLDIGPITLVEFLRNADDLVAFPDIAVGCDGPVMSCVIVSQVPLDRLDGARVALGSTSRTSVRLAQLLLAESVGVQPSYYTCPPDLPLMMREAEAAVLIGDAALRANLLDGPNYGLEVHDLGAMWKAWTGLPFVFAVWAARRDYLEREPEVTRKVHEAFLASRDLSLTEVAKVAEQAARWEAFDERVLERYFTTLDFRFGGPQLSAVAEFARRVGPTTGFPADVKVDLLS; the protein is encoded by the coding sequence GTGGACAATTCTCGCAACCGGCCGCGCGTCGGCCACATCCAGTTCCTGAACTGCCTGCCCCTGTACTGGGGGCTCGCGAGAACGGGGACGCTCCTCGACTTCGAGCTGACCAAGGACACCCCTGAGAAGCTCAGCGAGCAGCTGGTGCGCGGAGACCTCGACATCGGGCCCATCACGCTCGTCGAGTTCCTGCGCAACGCGGACGACCTGGTCGCCTTCCCCGACATCGCCGTCGGCTGCGACGGCCCGGTGATGTCCTGCGTCATCGTCTCCCAGGTGCCGCTGGACCGCCTGGACGGCGCACGCGTCGCGCTGGGCTCCACCTCGCGCACCTCCGTACGTTTGGCGCAACTGCTGCTGGCCGAGAGCGTCGGCGTACAGCCGTCGTACTACACCTGCCCGCCCGACCTCCCGCTGATGATGCGGGAGGCGGAGGCGGCGGTGCTGATCGGGGACGCGGCGCTGCGGGCCAACCTGCTCGACGGCCCGAACTACGGCCTGGAGGTGCACGACCTGGGCGCCATGTGGAAGGCGTGGACGGGGCTGCCGTTCGTCTTCGCGGTGTGGGCGGCGCGGCGGGACTACCTGGAGCGGGAGCCGGAGGTCACCCGCAAGGTGCACGAGGCGTTCCTGGCCTCCCGCGACCTGTCCCTGACCGAGGTGGCCAAGGTCGCCGAGCAGGCCGCCCGCTGGGAGGCCTTCGACGAGCGGGTCCTGGAGCGGTACTTCACCACCCTGGACTTCCGCTTCGGCGGACCCCAGCTGAGCGCCGTGGCCGAGTTCGCGCGGCGGGTCGGCCCGACCACCGGATTTCCGGCGGACGTGAAGGTCGACCTCCTTTCCTGA